A segment of the Streptomyces sp. Tu 2975 genome:
CCTGCTGTGCCGTCGGCAGCAGCGCGACGAGCGGGTCCCGCATCAGCAACCAAAGGCAGGCGAGTACCCCGGTGATGGCGACGTCGACGGTCAGCACGCCCAACACCCCGTGCGTCACCTCCCCGTAGCCCATCGCGTCGGGAAGGAGACTCGCCGCGAAGTACGTGGTGTCCGGTGCGAACGACCCGAGGACGAGTGCCGACGCGTACAGCCGACCGCGCGCTGTCCCGTTCCTCCGCAGACCCGGCAGCACCGCCGCGGCGTGACTGATGGTGAACGGCATGGCGACGCCCCCTGTGGCCGGTGTTGATCAGTGGGCCCAGTATGCGTGATGCCCTGCGGCGATGGGCGTCCGGAATCCGGCGACGAGCAGGAGGTGGCGAAGTAGTGAAAACCGGTCAGTGCACGGTGTCCCGATGTCTCAAGGTGCACTAGGGTCACGTGAGTCCGCGCTGGGGAGCGCGTACAGCAGCTGATGGGGAGGGGACAGACGTATGGCAGCGCAATTCGGCCGCCGGCTGCGCAGGGGGGCGACGACGACGGCGGTTGCCGCCGCTGCCGTGGCCGCACTCTCGGCGTCACAGGCGCCCGGAGTCACGTCCGCCGTCTCGGGCACCGGGCAGGAGGCGTCGGACGCGGCCCCGCCGCCCGGAACACCGGTGACCGGAAACTCCCCGTACTACACGGACCTCCCGCCGCTGAACACACCCGACAAGCCCGGCACTTCGGGCGATCTGCCGGAACTCGGCGTGGGTGAGGCCGGTATACCCGCATCCGTCCTCGCCGCCTACAAGCAGGCCGAGCAGACCATCGCCGCGTCCGACCCGGCCTGCCGGCTGCCCTGGCAGCTGCTCGCCGCCATCGGCAAGGTCGAGTCGGGGCAGGCCAGGGGCGGCAGGGTCGACGCGAACGGCACGACGCTCACCCCGATCCTCGGCCCCGTCCTCAACGGTGTCGGCTTCGCGAACATCTCCGACTCCGACAACGGCGCCTACGACGGCGACAAGGTGCACGACCGTGCCGTCGGGCCGATGCAGTTCATCCCGCAGACGTGGGCGACCTGGGGCCAGGACGCCAACGCCGACGGCCGCAAGGACCCCAACAACATCTACGACGCGGCGCTCGCCGCGGGCCGCTATCTGTGTGCCAACGGCCGCGACCTCGGCAACAAGGACGACCTCGACCAGGCGATCCTCGGCTACAACCACTCGCGGGAATACCTGCGCACGGTGCTGTCCTGGTTCGAGTACTACAAGCGCGGCGCCCACCAGGTCCCCGACGGGGCGGGCGTTCTGCCGGTGGGCGACGGTCCCGACAGCTCGGGCCCGCTGCCGACGCCGAGGCCCACCCCTACGCCGGGCCCGTCGACTCCCACGCCGAAGCCGACGCCGAGCCCCACGCCGGGCCCGTCGACTCCCACCCCCACGCCGACGCCCACGCCGACGCCCACGCCGACCCCGCCTCCGACGGCCACTCCGGCCCCCGCTCCCGTGAGCCGTATCGAGGACGCCGGCACCGGGCCGCTGACGGCCGTGGCCGGGCGGAAGTTCACCGAGCGGGTCACGGTCCGCGCCGAGAACGCGAAGGGGAAGCCCGTCGTCAAGGTGGCGGTCCGGTTCATGATCGTCGGTGACACCGACACCCGATTCGCCGATGGCCGGACCGAGGCGGTCGTGGCCACAGGGGCGGACGGCACGGTCAGCGCCCCGGCGCTGGTCGCGGGGGAGAGGACCGGTGCCTTCACGGTGCGGGCCACCGTCGTCGAGCGCTCCCTGCCCGGCGTCGAGTTCAAGGCCACGGTCACCGAGCGGGAAGCGGACAGCATCGTCCGGACCGATACCACGATCCTGACGGCCACCGCCGGTGGTGAGTTCGCGGACGTCATCCGCGTCAGGGCCGCATGCGACGGAGTCGCCGCCTCCGGTGTCGCGGTCTCCGCCACGATGATCGCGTCCAAGGAGACCGGGGCGGAGAACGACAAGGGGCCGTACTTCAAGAAGTCCGACGGCACGGTCGTCCGCACTCTGACCGGCCTCCGCACCGGCGCCGACGGCATGCTCGAGCTTCCGAAGGTCTTCGCCGACGACAACCAGGGCACCTTCGTCCTCCGGCTCACCGCTCCCGGCGGCGGCAGCCTGGACATCGAACTGCAGGTGACGGCACCGGCGAGCACCACCCCGTCGCCCTCCCCGTCGCCGACCCCCTGACCGAGGGCTGTGCCCGCACCGCCCCTGCCCCGCCCGCCGGGACAGGGGCGGTGCTGTGTGTTCTCTTCTTCCGGTCACGTTGCTACGGTGCCCACACCTGACGACCTATCAGATCTGTTCCGGGAGGCCGAGCATGCGCGCCCTCGTCGCCGCCGCCGTCGGACTCGCCGCCGCCCTCGCCCTCGTGCTCACCGTCACGGCGATCGGCGCACCGGCCGGCGAGACCTCGCCGGAGCCGCTGCTGACGACCGTCCCCGGCCCCAAGGACTGAGGGACGCCATGCGCAGCAGAGCCGGTCTCGTACTCGTCGCCCTGGCGGTCTTCTTCGCCGCCCTGTCCCCGCTGCTGCGCTGGTACGCCTTCCCCCGGCTCGCCAAGATCCCCGCCGGCCAGTACCAGGAGATGGTGCTCGAGGCGAAGCCCGCGACGCTCCTCGACTACAGCACCCTCGAGGCGAAGAAGGTCGAGAAGGTCACCATCGTGCAGACCCTCAAGGGCAACGTGGAGGAGTCCGAGCGGATCGAACGCACCGCGGGCCGCGACGTCGTCGTCTGGGACTCCCTCTCCTACATCCAAGGGCCCGACGGCGCGATGGTGTCGCAGATCCCCGAGCGCTACATCTTCGACGCGCACACCCAGGAGCCGGTGCACGCCACCGGCGAGTCCGTCGACGGCGACGCGGTGCGGCGCGAGGGCATCGAGTTCAAGTGGCCGTTCCTCACCGAGAAGCGGGACTACGTGTACTTCGACGCCCAGGCCCGGACATCCGCCCCCATCCACTACAAGGGCACCCGGGAGTTCCGCGGTCTGGAGGTGTACTACTTCGAGCAGACCATCCCCTGGACCAAGGTGCCCTACCCGAAGCGGATGCCCATCCCCGGAATCGACGCGACCACCCTCGAGAAGCAGACCGGCACCACCCGCTGGTACACCACCAAGCGCATGTTCTGGGTGGAACCAGTCACCGGAGCGCCCGTGAACGGCGAGGAGATCCACCGGGAGGAACTGCGCGGCGGCTCCCTGCTCGGTGGGCGCGACAAGGTCACCGCCTTCGCCGGGCATGTGAAGATGCGCCCCGACTACGTCGACTCCACAGTCGAGCTGGTCACCTCCCAGCGCCGTACGGTCCTGCTCATGACCTCCCACCTCCCGTGGGGGTTCCTGGTCGCAGGCCTTGGACTGCTGGCCCCGGCCCTGTGGCTGGAGGCACGCCGCCGCCCCGGCCCTGCGGGCGTCGCACCCGCTCCGGAACCGCTCAGGGCCTGAGCTGTACCGAACCGCTCAGGGTCTGAGCCGCGCCTTCGTGTGCCGCGTCGGTTCCGCCGTCGCCGGATCCTCGGGCCAGGGATGCTTCGGATAACGGCCGCGCAGCTCCGCCCGCACCGCCCGGTAGCCCTCACGCCAGAACGAGGCCAGATCCGCGGTGACCGCCGCCGGCCGGCCGGCGGGGGAGAGGAGGTGCACCACCACAGGTACACCGGCGACCTCAGGCGTCTCGCGCAGCCCGAACAGTTCTTGGAGCTTCACCGCGAGCACCGGCTGCTCCCCGCCGTACTCGACCCGTATCCGGGACCCGCTCGGCACCTCGATCCTCTCCGGCGCGAGCTCGTCCAGCCTGGCCGCGTCGCCGGTCGCCCACGGCAGCAGCCGCTGCAATGCCTGACCGGCCTGGATGCGGCCGAGGTCCGCCCGCCGCCGGGCGCGGGACAGCTCCGGCTCCAGCCACTCATCGGCCCGATCGAGCAGCTCTGCGTCCGACACGTCCGGCCACGGCGCGCCCAGCACCCTGTGCAGGAAGGCGAGCCGCTCGCGCAGCCCGTGCGTCTCGCGCGTCCAGTGCAGCAGCCCGAGCCCTTCCCGCCGCAGGCCCTCCAGCAACGCCTCTCGCACCAGCCCGGGGTCGGGCGTGCTCAAGGGGCGTACGGACAGCTCGACCGCACCCAGGCGCTCCACGCGCCGGGCCACCACGTCACCGTCCTCCCAGTGGACATCCTCGCTCCGGGACAGAAGGTGGGAGGCGGCGTGGCGGGCGCCGTCCTCGTCGAGGACGGCGGCGAGCCTGATCCGCGCGGACACGGCGGTGGCGGGGCGGTCGGCGACGGCGACCGCCAGCCAGGGGGCGTCGCGCACAGCCGATCCCGCGTCGAGCAGGCCTCCGGTGCCGGAAGCCATCAGATACGCCCCGTCCCCGCGCCGCCGCGCCACCCGCTCAGGGAACGCGAGCGCGGCGACGAGCCCCGCGACGGCGTCGTCGCCGGACGGTCCCGCCGGGTGCCCCGTGCCGCCGCCGAGTGACGACTCCAGCCGGCGGATCTCCGCACGCCACCGTGCTCCGTACGCGTCGTTGCCGCGCCGGGCCGCTCGCCAGGCGCCGGCCAGGTCGTCCCCGTACTCCCGCGGCGGTTCGTCGCTCAGCAGCGCCACCACCTCGGCCGCGCGCCGGGCGCCCACCTGGGCGGAGCCGTCGAGGAGGGCCCGGGCCAGCCGCGGATGCACGCCCAGCCGCGACATCCGGGAGCCACGGCCGGTGGCCCTGCCCGACGCGTCGACCGCGCCGATCGCGGCCAGCACCGAGCGCGCGGCGGCCATTGCGCCCGGCGGAGGAGCGTCCAGGAGTGCCAGACCGGCGGCTGCCGGGTCGCCCCAGCACGCCACGTGCAGGGCGAACGCCGTCAGATCCGCGACCTTGATCTCCGGGGCGGGGAAACGCGGAAGCCGGGTGTCCTCCGCCTCCGTCCAGCAGCGGTACACCGCGCCGGGCCCCTCGCGGCCGGCCCTGCCCGCCCGCTGGCGACCGGAAGCCTGCGAAGCCCGCACGGTCGTGAGGGCGCTCAGGCCCCGCGCGTGGTCCGTGCGTGGCTCACGCGCCAGCCCGGAGTCCACGACGACGCGCACTCCCGGCACGGTCAGGGACGATTCGGCCACCGACGTCGCGAGGATCACCCGGCGGGCGTCACCGCCGGAGAGCACCGCGTCCTGGACGGCCGTCGGCGCCCGGCCGTGGACCTGGAGGACTTCCGGGCCCGCCCCCGCGAGCTGCCCGGCCACGCGGCCGATCTCGCCCACGCCCGGCAGGAAGCAGAGCACGTCCCCCTCACGTTCCTCGAGCGCCCTGCGCACCACGGAAGCCACATGCGTCAGCAGCGCGGGATCGACCCGCATCCCGTGCGGCGGCCGAACCGGACGGGCAGGAGGGGCCCAGACGGTCTCGACCGGATGCGCGATGCCCTCGGCCCGCACCACCGGCGCGTCGCCGAGGAGCCGCGCCCACCCTTCCGCGTCCGTCGTCGCGGAGGCGGCCAAGAGCCGCAGCTCCGGACGCAGGGTGGCGCGTACATCCAGCAGGAAGGCGGCGACGGTGTCGGCGTCGAGATGCCGCTCGTGGCACTCGTCGAGCATCACCGCGTCCACACCGGCCAGCTCCTGGTCGCGCTGCAACCGCTGGAGCAGCACGCCGGTGGTGACAACCTCCACGACGGTCTCCGGACCGACCACGCGCTCGCCGCGGACGGTGAAGCCCACCCGGCCGCCCACCTTCTCGCCGAGGAGCCAGGCCATCCGCCGCGCCGCCGCGCGGGCCGCTATCCGGCGTGGTTCGGCGACCACGACCCTGGCGCCGGTCTCGGCGAGGACCAACGGCACCAGCGTGGTCTTGCCGGTGCCCGGCGGAGCGCACAGCACGGCCGTGCCGTGCTCGTCGAGCGCGCCGAGCAGCTCGTCGACGGCATGGCGGACGGGAAGGCGGTCGATTGCGTCGTTTCGGATCACGGGCTCAGTCTCGTACGTCCCGGCGAACCGCGGACGCGGCTGTCCACAGCCCCGGTGGGCCTGTACGACAATCCGGCGCGGTGTGGTCGTTCCGCGATGACCAGCCTCCCGCGCCGGACGGTCTTGGCGACGCGGTCCGTCGCATGCGCCGCGGTCCTTCGTGTCGGCTCCGCGGTCAGTCCCGCTCGCAGACGAAGATCGCCGTCCCCGGGATCAGGTTGCCGCGCAGCGGGGACCAGCCGCCCCACTCCTGGCTGTTCCCGGCGGGCCACTCGGGCTCGACCAGGTCGACCAGCCGGAAGCCGCCGGCCACCACGTCCCGCACGCGGTCACCGAGCGTCCTGTGGTGCTCCACGTAGACCGCTCGGCCCTCCTCGTCCTGCTCCACGTAAGGCGTGCGGTCGAAGTACGACGCGGCCACAGACAGGCCTTCCGGCCCCGGCTCGTCCGGGAACGCCCAGCGGATCGGGTGGGTCACGGAGAAGACCCAACGCCCGCCGGGCCGCAGCACCCGCCTGACCTCCCGGAACACCCGTACCGGGTCGGCGACGAACGGAACCGCGCCGTAGGCGGAGCACGCCAGGTCGAAGGCGCCGTCCCGGAACGGCAGCACGCCCGCGTCCGCCTCGACCAGCGGCACCTCTCCGCCGATGCGCAGCGCGTGCTGCAACTGGCGGTGGGAGAGGTCGAGCGCCACCGGCCTGGCGCCCTGCGCGGCGAGCCAGCGTGAGCACTGGGCAGCGCCGGCGCCGATCTCCAGGACGTCCAGTCCCGTCAGTGAACCCGCCGGGCCGAGCAGCGCCGCATCCGCCTCGTCGAGTCCTTCAGGTCCCCATACGAACCGGTCGTCGCCCAGGAACGCGCCGTGTTCACTCTGGTACTCGTCGGCGTTCCGGTCCCACCAGCCGCGGCTCGCCCGGCTGCTCTCCGCATCCCCGGTGCTACGGCGGGTCGCTTCCGGTTCAAAATCTTGGCTCATCGTCACCGTCGTTGTAGTTTGCGTCCAGCGCGCCGAGAACCGGGCTTCGAAAGACGCCATCGTGGCCTCGGCGGACAAGAGTTGTGCCGGAATTGTGGTCTTCCACCCCCGGTGTGCGCCTTCGCGCATTGACCGTGTCCGGCTGCCCCCGTATGCTACAAGTTGCGCTGCGAGCCTGCGCGCCTCAGACCGAGCAGGCCGCGCTCGCATCTGTATGTATCCCTCGGTTCACGAGGCGCCTCCAGAGATCTTCGGATCGCTCGGGCGGCGCTTCGAAGGCTGTCCGGTTATGCAGCTGCGACACCGGCTCTCGGCGTAGCAGTACCTACGACTTCAATGTCCGTACCGGAGCCCTTTCCCACATGACGAGCAGCACCGAGACCACCGCCACCACCCCGCAGGTTGCGGTCAACGACATCGGTAACGAGGAAGCCTTCCTCGCCGCGATCGACGAGACGATCAAGTACTTCAACGACGGCGACATCGTCGACGGCGTCATCGTGAAGGTCGACCGGGACGAGGTCCTGCTCGACATCGGTTACAAGACCGAAGGTGTCATCCCGAGCCGTGAGCTCTCGATCAAGCACGACGTCGACCCGAACGAGGTCGTCAAGGTCGGCGACGAGATCGAGGCCCTTGTCCTTCAGAAGGAGGACAAGGAAGGCCGCCTGATCCTCTCGAAGAAGCGCGCCCAGTACGAGCGTGCCTGGGGCACCATCGAGAAGATCAAGGAAGAGGACGGCATCGTCACCGGCACCGTCATCGAGGTTGTCAAGGGTGGTCTCATCCTCGACATCGGCCTCCGTGGCTTCCTGCCGGCCTCCCTCGTCGAGATGCGCCGTGTCCGCGACCTCCAGCCCTACGTGGGCAAGGAGCTCGAGGCGAAGATCATCGAGCTGGACAAGAACCGCAACAACGTGGTCCTGTCCCGCCGCGCCTGGCTCGAGCAGACCCAGTCCGAGGTTCGCCAGACGTTCCTCACCACCCTGCAGAAGGGCCAGGTCCGCTCCGGCGTCGTCTCCTCGATCGTCAACTTCGGTGCGTTCGTGGACCTGGGCGGCGTCGACGGTCTCGTCCACGTCTCCGAGCTGTCCTGGAAGCACATCGACCACCCGTCCGAGGTTGTCGAGGTCGGCCAGGAAGTCACCGTCGAGGTTCTCGACGTCGACATGGACCGCGAGCGTGTCTCCCTGTCGCTGAAGGCGACGCAGGAGGACCCGTGGCAGCAGTTCGCCCGGACCCACCAGATCGGTCAGGTCGTCCCGGGTAAGGTCACCAAGCTCGTTCCGTTCGGTGCGTTCGTCCGCGTCGACGAGGGCATCGAGGGTCTGGTCCACATCTCCGAGCTGGCCGAGCGCCACGTGGAGATCCCGGAGCAGGTCGTCCAGGTCAACGACGAGATCTTCGTCAAGGTCATCGACATCGACCTCGAGCGCCGCCGCATCAGCCTCTCGCTGAAGCAGGCCAACGAGTCCTTCGGTGCCGACCCGGCCTCGGTCGAGTTCGACCCGACCCTGTACGGCATGGCCGCGTCGTACGACGACCAGGGCAACTACATCTACCCCGAGGGCTTCGACCCGGAGACCAACGACTGGCTGCCGGGCTTCGAGTCCCAGCGCGAGGCGTGGGAGACGCAGTACGCCGAGGCGCAGCAGCGCTTCGAGCAGCACCAGGCCCAGGTCATCAAGTCCCGCGAGGCCGACGAGGCCGCCGCTGCCGAGGGTGGCACCGCTGCCCCGGCCGGCGCCCCCGCGGGTGCCTCCGGCGGTTCGTACTCCTCGGAGTCGGACGACAACTCCGGCGCCCTGGCGTCGGACGAGGCGCTTGCCGCCCTGCGCGAGAAGCTGGCCGGCGGCCAGAGCTGACGCTCTGCCCGGACAGCTGACCAGCTGATGTGAGGCCCGCTCCCCTTCGGGGGAGCGGGCCTCACCGCTGTTCCGGTCGGACCACCACGTGTGTCATGGCGGCTATGGTGTGACCGCGATGTTGGTCAGACCCTTGCCTCCGGTCACGGTGTTGCTCGCGTAGACGGTCGTGCGGCAGCTCGAACTCTGGTTGGTGACGCTGACGGCGAGCTGCTTGGCGCCGGTCGCGCCGCGCAGATCCGAGTTGTTGCCGCGGAACACGGTGCCGCAGCCCCAGCCGCTCTGCTGGGTGTGGGTCTCGTAGCCGTTGTTCGTGGTGTTCCTGCCGGTGTTGTTCTCCACGAGGACGTTGTTGCCCTTCACGTCGACCCAGGAGTCGTCGTAGTTCGCACCGGTCAGGCCGCGGCCGTCGAAGGTGTTTCCGATGATCTTCGCGCCGGTCGTGCCCTCCTTGATGTCGACGGCCTCGCCGCCGACGTCCGGGCCGATGGTGTTGTCGAGGATCTGCACGTTGTCGCTCCGGTCGGAGGTGCCGCCGGCCGAACCGACGTACACGCCCTCGCCCATCCCCCTGCCGTCGTTCCCGGTGTCGTGGATGCGCGAGTTCTTGATGACGCCGTCGCGGCTGGAGTTGCGGAAGTGGACGCCTTCCATGTCGAGGCCGTGAACGGTGACCGAGTCGATGACGACACCGTCCGCGGTGTCCGTCATGATGCCCTTCTGCCCGCCGGTGACCGTGATTCCCCTGACGGTCCAGTAGGAGGCGCCGTTGAGGTGGAGCCCGTAGCCGCCGCCTGCCTTGAGCACGGCTCGAGACGAGCCTGTCAGCATGATACGGGAGCTCGACGTGCCGTCCACGCTGGTCTTGAAGTTGCCGGTGTACGTGCCGTCGGCGAGCTGGATCGTGTCGCCGGGGCGGGCCGCAGTGAGGGCGGCCTTCAGTTCGGTGGCGGTGTCCACGTCGATGACCGATGCGGCATCCGCCGGGGTGGCCAGCAGGGACAGCCCGCCGGCCGCGAGCAGGGAGGCGAGCAAGGAGGGGAGCGGTTTTCTGATGCGCATGGGGGAGTACCTTCCCGTCGGTCCGAGTGGGGACAGTCCTTGTACGGTTCTCGTACATGAACATCGGGTGGGATTCTGAACGCGCGCGTTGACCCGTGACGGTAGGGACGGGGCAATGGGGTGTCAAGGTCCGTACCAGACCTCACTCCTTGGGCGGGCATCCGAACTGCCCGGCGGCAGCGGGACGTTCGGGACCGGCGGCCCGGGCAGGCGCCGTGGCAGGGGGGAACCGGGAATGCAGATGTGCCGGCGCGCGTTCTTGTCTTCGAACACGAGGAGGAGCGGTAATCGTGCTTGATCCGCAGGGTTTGTACGAGTGGGAGCCGAAGGGTCTCGCGGTCGTCGACATGGCGCTCGCGCAGGAGTCGGCCGGCCTGGTCATGCTGTACCACTTCGACGGCTACATCGACGCGGGGGAGACCGGCGAGCAGATCGTCGACAACCTGCTGGAGACGCTTCCTCACCAAGTGGTGGCGCGGTTCGACCACGACAGGCTCGTGGACTACCGGGCACGGCGCCCGCTGCTGACCTTCCGCCGCGACCGCTGGTCCGGCTACGACACGCCCTCCCTCGAGCTCAGGCTCGTCCAGGACGCCACCGGTGCACCGTTCCTGCTGCTCTCCGGCCCCGAGCCGGACGTCGAGTGGGAGCGCTTCGCGGCCGCGGTCGGCCAGATCATCGAGCGGCTCGGGGTGCGTCTCGCGGTCAACTTCCACGGCATCCCGATGGGCGTCCCGCACACCCGCCCCGTGGGCATCACCCCTCACGGCAACCGCACCGACCTCATGCCCGGGCATCGCAGCCCCTTCGACGAGGCGCAGGTACCCGGCAGCGCGGAGGCGCTCGTGGAGTACCGCCTCATGCAGGCAGGTCACGACGTACTCGGCGTGGCCGCCCATGTGCCGCACTACGTGGCTCGCTCCTCGTACCCGGACGCGGCCCTGACCGTGCTGGAGGCGATCACGGCCGCCACGGGGCTGGTGCTGCCCGGAATCGCGCACGCGTTGCGGACCGAGGCTCACCGCACCCAGACGGAGATCGAGCGGCAGATCGGGGAGGGCGACGAAGAGCTCATCGCCCTTGTGCAGGGTCTTGAGCACCAGTACGACGCGATGGCGGGTGCCGAGACTCGCGGCAGCCTTGTCGCGGAGGCCGTGGAACTGCCGTCGGCGGACGAGATCGGCCGGGAGTTCGAGCGCTTCCTCGCGGAGCGTGAGGGCGACGCCTAGCCGGTCCGTTCGGGACGGCCGCCGAACTGCGGCAGCCCACCGAGGCAGCGCCTGGGGGTCCCGGCCGGGCCGAAGCCGCGACGAGGCGCTCGCGTAGGCTGCGGCGCATGCTGACAGTGGGTCTGACCGGTGGCATCGGCGCCGGCAAGAGCGAAGTGTCCCGGCTGCTGGCCTCCTACGGGGCGGTCGTGGTCGATGCCGACAAGATCGCACGTGAGGTCGTCGAGCCCGGGACCCCCGGGCTCGCCGCCGTCGTGGACGCCTTCGGCCCGGAGGTACTGACCGCCGACGGCAGCCTTGACCGTCCCAAGCTCGGCTCGATCGTCTTCGCCGACGCCGAGCGTCTTGCCACCCTGAACGGCATCGTGCACCCCTTGGTCGGCGCCCGCTCCCGCGAACTGGAGCAGGCGGCGGGTTCGGACGACGTGGTCGTCCACGACGTGCCACTGCTCACGGAGAACAAGCTCCGGTCCCTGTACGACCTGGTCGTCGTGGTGGACGCGTCGCAGAAGACGCAGCTGGACCGGCTCGTACGGTTGCGCGGGATGACGGAGGGCGAGGCGCGCTCGAGGATGGCGGCGCAGGCCACGCGTGAGGAGCGGCTGGCCATCGCCGATCTTGTCATCGACAACGACGGGCCGTTGGAGGAACTGGAGCCTCAGGTACGCGAGGTGTGGCAGGAGCTGACCCGACGCGCGGCTTCGGGTCAGGCGCAGAGCTGACCGCCCCACGACGCGCGGGCGGCCGGAATAGCGCCGAACCCCCCTGTGTTGGAACGGATCCGTCAGGGAAGGATGCGAGCGTGTCGAACAGCAACCCGGAAACGCACGTCATCGACTTTCGCGCTGCCGAGCAGCTGCTGGCCGCGCGGGACCCGCGCGGGGCCGTCAAGCTGCTCGATTCGGTGATCGCGGCTCACCCCGAGAACACGGCGGCCCGTCTGCTGCGCGCACGAGCGTTCTTCCTGTCGGCCCAATTGCGTCCGGCGGAGCTCGAATTCGAGCTCGTTCTCGAGCGTGAGCCGGACAACGCGTTCGCCCACTTCGCGCTCGCGCGGACCTTCGAGCGGGCGGGCAAGCCCGAGCAGGCCAAGCGGCACTTCCGGCTGGCGGCGGCCCTGGACCCGAACCCGGAGTATCTGAAGGCCGCCCGGTTCGACACCGAGTGACATCCGCAAGCAGCGGAGAGGCGGGGATCCCGGCCGCTCAGCCCCGATCGGGGTCGTACGGTGGGACGTCACGGCCCGGCTGGTAGTGAGGGCCCTGCCGGATGTGCCGCACGACCAGGATCAGGTCGACGGCCACGACGACGCAGAGCACCCCGCAGGCGATGGCCCAGCCGGCCCGGCCCACCAGCGCGAAGGCGATCGTGCCGCCGGCCGTCCAGAGGAGACCCCACACGCCGAGCCAGAAACGCATCCGCAGAGGACTGCGCGCGGTGACGGGTTCACTCCCAGTACGCATCGGCATCACATCTCCCTCTTCCCCAGGATGCACCTGCCGTCATGCATGACCGTTCCTCGCCGACACCCGTTCTTCTCTGTCAGCGGCGATGACTTTTCGTGCCCATGGCGGTCTGACTGTGTGAAAGCGCTACGGAGACCCGAAGCGCCGACGCGTCCCTATCGCCTCTCGCTCGAGGAGCCAGTCATGTCCGCCAGCACCCCCACCACGCCCGCCTCCTCCCTCGCGTCCGCTTCCGCCGGAACCGTGGCCGCCGCAGGGCCGGGGCGGCGCACCCACCTTGCCGTACGCACGCTGCAGATGGTGCTCGCACTGTTCTTCGCGATCGCGAGCGCCGCCCCCAAGCTCGTGGGGCACTCGTCCGCGGCGGAGGGGTTCGACAGAATCGGCTACGGCGACTGGTACATGTACCTGGTGGGCGGTCTGGAAATGGCCGGCGCGGTGGCTCTGGTGATCCCGATCCTGTCGGGGATCTCGGCCCTTGCCCTGATGGGACTGATGATCGGCGCGTTCGTGACACAGCTGACCGTGTTCGACGGGGAGAACGCCCTCACTCCGGTCGTCTTCTTCGTGCTGCTCGCCGTCGTCGCGGTTGTCCGCCGCCGCCACAACGCCGAACTCGTCGCCTTTGTGCGCGATCGCGTCTGAGCGTGGCACCGGCCGGATGCGGCCACGCCGGGCGCCCCACCGCGGGACACCGGCGTGGCTGCGCGCGGCCGGTGCGGATGTGTGCGAGGGGTGGATATCGCCCCATAGGGCATAACGGTCATACCGTGGTATTCCATGACCGCCCCGGACGACGAGGGGGTGCCCCGATGATCGAGGAGCTGGCGGTGGCCGGCGTGGCAGTGGCGACGGGGCTCGTGGCCTATGCGATGGCCGCAGCGCGCATCGTCAAGCAGTACGAGCGCGGTGTGGTCTTCCGTCTGGGACGTCTGCACGGCGACGTGAGACGCCCGGGATTCACCATGATCGTTCCGGCCGTCGACCGGATACGCAAGGTCAACATGCAGATAGTGACCATGCCCGTACCGGCCCAGGAAG
Coding sequences within it:
- a CDS encoding lytic transglycosylase domain-containing protein, whose product is MAAQFGRRLRRGATTTAVAAAAVAALSASQAPGVTSAVSGTGQEASDAAPPPGTPVTGNSPYYTDLPPLNTPDKPGTSGDLPELGVGEAGIPASVLAAYKQAEQTIAASDPACRLPWQLLAAIGKVESGQARGGRVDANGTTLTPILGPVLNGVGFANISDSDNGAYDGDKVHDRAVGPMQFIPQTWATWGQDANADGRKDPNNIYDAALAAGRYLCANGRDLGNKDDLDQAILGYNHSREYLRTVLSWFEYYKRGAHQVPDGAGVLPVGDGPDSSGPLPTPRPTPTPGPSTPTPKPTPSPTPGPSTPTPTPTPTPTPTPTPPPTATPAPAPVSRIEDAGTGPLTAVAGRKFTERVTVRAENAKGKPVVKVAVRFMIVGDTDTRFADGRTEAVVATGADGTVSAPALVAGERTGAFTVRATVVERSLPGVEFKATVTEREADSIVRTDTTILTATAGGEFADVIRVRAACDGVAASGVAVSATMIASKETGAENDKGPYFKKSDGTVVRTLTGLRTGADGMLELPKVFADDNQGTFVLRLTAPGGGSLDIELQVTAPASTTPSPSPSPTP
- a CDS encoding SPW_0924 family protein; amino-acid sequence: MRALVAAAVGLAAALALVLTVTAIGAPAGETSPEPLLTTVPGPKD
- a CDS encoding DUF3068 domain-containing protein, with amino-acid sequence MRSRAGLVLVALAVFFAALSPLLRWYAFPRLAKIPAGQYQEMVLEAKPATLLDYSTLEAKKVEKVTIVQTLKGNVEESERIERTAGRDVVVWDSLSYIQGPDGAMVSQIPERYIFDAHTQEPVHATGESVDGDAVRREGIEFKWPFLTEKRDYVYFDAQARTSAPIHYKGTREFRGLEVYYFEQTIPWTKVPYPKRMPIPGIDATTLEKQTGTTRWYTTKRMFWVEPVTGAPVNGEEIHREELRGGSLLGGRDKVTAFAGHVKMRPDYVDSTVELVTSQRRTVLLMTSHLPWGFLVAGLGLLAPALWLEARRRPGPAGVAPAPEPLRA
- the hrpB gene encoding ATP-dependent helicase HrpB, translating into MIRNDAIDRLPVRHAVDELLGALDEHGTAVLCAPPGTGKTTLVPLVLAETGARVVVAEPRRIAARAAARRMAWLLGEKVGGRVGFTVRGERVVGPETVVEVVTTGVLLQRLQRDQELAGVDAVMLDECHERHLDADTVAAFLLDVRATLRPELRLLAASATTDAEGWARLLGDAPVVRAEGIAHPVETVWAPPARPVRPPHGMRVDPALLTHVASVVRRALEEREGDVLCFLPGVGEIGRVAGQLAGAGPEVLQVHGRAPTAVQDAVLSGGDARRVILATSVAESSLTVPGVRVVVDSGLAREPRTDHARGLSALTTVRASQASGRQRAGRAGREGPGAVYRCWTEAEDTRLPRFPAPEIKVADLTAFALHVACWGDPAAAGLALLDAPPPGAMAAARSVLAAIGAVDASGRATGRGSRMSRLGVHPRLARALLDGSAQVGARRAAEVVALLSDEPPREYGDDLAGAWRAARRGNDAYGARWRAEIRRLESSLGGGTGHPAGPSGDDAVAGLVAALAFPERVARRRGDGAYLMASGTGGLLDAGSAVRDAPWLAVAVADRPATAVSARIRLAAVLDEDGARHAASHLLSRSEDVHWEDGDVVARRVERLGAVELSVRPLSTPDPGLVREALLEGLRREGLGLLHWTRETHGLRERLAFLHRVLGAPWPDVSDAELLDRADEWLEPELSRARRRADLGRIQAGQALQRLLPWATGDAARLDELAPERIEVPSGSRIRVEYGGEQPVLAVKLQELFGLRETPEVAGVPVVVHLLSPAGRPAAVTADLASFWREGYRAVRAELRGRYPKHPWPEDPATAEPTRHTKARLRP
- a CDS encoding methyltransferase domain-containing protein; the protein is MSQDFEPEATRRSTGDAESSRASRGWWDRNADEYQSEHGAFLGDDRFVWGPEGLDEADAALLGPAGSLTGLDVLEIGAGAAQCSRWLAAQGARPVALDLSHRQLQHALRIGGEVPLVEADAGVLPFRDGAFDLACSAYGAVPFVADPVRVFREVRRVLRPGGRWVFSVTHPIRWAFPDEPGPEGLSVAASYFDRTPYVEQDEEGRAVYVEHHRTLGDRVRDVVAGGFRLVDLVEPEWPAGNSQEWGGWSPLRGNLIPGTAIFVCERD